The stretch of DNA CAGATCAAAATGCAAAGTTGGATTTTTCTGCAATGCCTCTTCAAAATAAGATTTTAGGAGTGCTTTGTTGCCGAGCGTGCTGTCTGCAATGTTGGAGTAAGCAGCGATTTTTGGAGAAGTATGTGCTATGTTAGGAACGCTGAAAAAATAACATTACAAATTTTCTTTAATAAAGAACTGATATTGAAGTGCTTTTTTCATTTCTCGGCAACAGTTTGTTTGGTCATTTCTTCTTTTTTGCTTGAGTTGGCCCTAATTTCTTCGACACCATCTTGTTACGTCTGGGTTTAGCCGATGACTTTGGTTTTTTGGCAGCTTCTTTTTTCTTTTTTGAAGCAGACACAAATTTTTTCTTCGCCCCTATTTTTTTGTCCTTGTCACCTGTTTTTTTATCACCTCTCTCAAGCGTACCCTTTTTTCCCTTTGAAGAATCTCCTGTTTTTTTGCCGACAAACGGTTTATTTTCAGACTTCATTGCAGCCGTTTCTTTGAGTTCCTTTTCAGTAGAAATCGGTAGATTTTTTGAGTTCCTTTTGCGCTTACTCGTTTTGATTCTTCGCTTATTTTCATCCTCCGATGCCTCTTCCGTTTTTGAAGAAGAGGAAACCATTAGGTTGATTTCTTGCATCTCCAATGAAGTCAGTTCTCGCCATTGCCCCAATTTGAGGCTGCCGAGAGTGACGTTCATGATGCGGGTACGCTTCAATTTGGACACATTGTAGCCCAAGGCTTGACACATTCGCCGTATTTGACGATTGAGGCCTTGTGTCAAAGTGATTTTGAAGACAAACTCGGTGACTTTCGTGACTTTACACTTTTGAGTCACCGTTTCCTCCAAAGGGACACCCTCCCGCATTTTTTGGATAAATTCGGGCGTAATTGCTTGTTTTACCGTCACCATGTACTCCTTCTCATGCCTATTGCCCGCTCGAAGAATTTTGTTGACAATATCACCATCGTTGGTCAAAAATATCAATCCCTCCGAGGGTTTGTCCAATCGCCCTATCGGAAACAATCTTTGGGGGTGATTGATGTAGCTGATAATGTTGTCTTTCTCCTTGTATTCGGTCGTGCAGACAATGCCCACAGGCTTGTTGAAGGCAATGTACAAAGGTCGTTTTTTGCTGCGAATCGTTTCGCCATCGACTTGCACAATATCTCCTTCAAATACCCGATTGCCCAATGTACCGACTTCCCCGTTGAGCGTTACCCGACCATCTGCAATGAATTTGTCCGCCTGTCTGCGGGAACAAAACCCTGTTGCACTGACGTATTTGTTTAAGCTAATCGAATTTTCGTTTATTTTTTTCACCGCTGTTTTCTTCAATGTTTTATGAATCGTATGCGACTGCAAAGTTAGACAATATCTTTCCTACTCAATTGAATAATCGAAACAATGTGCATGAACACGGCAGAAGGCATCAAAAAAGCTGGCACCAACACAAATGGAAAGGTCACAACGTCCATAGGTGCCAAAGATTCGGTGCTGCCCCATATTGAAGGAAAATAAATCGTGGTGGTGAACAAAAAGATAATGGACGCAATCACCGCCAAACCTAAATAATTCCACGCCAAAGCAAATTTTTCTGAAAACAGTCTTTTGTGGAAGACCAAATAGGCTACAAAAGGTGCTGTTGCAGCAAACACCATATCGTAGTTGTAGCCTTCAAAAGTCACCTCTGAATGTAACATTCCCGCTGCAACGGTGGTCAAAAATAAGGACTCTATGCCAATTCTAAAAGTCTGATAATAAATCAACCATGACTTGGGAATGGCTGCAATGACTGCACTGTTTCGGTATCGGCGAAGGAAAAAACCAATGAAAACAAAGGCTGGTAAAATAAGAAACAAGGGAAAACGTGGAGGAAACTCAAAAGTCTGAATAATACTCGATTTGGCAACTGCAAAGGCATAGGCAATCCACAGAAAAAGCCCGATCCAAGTCCTTCCCAAGTATTTTTTGCGGACATCTGTTGGTGTGTTTATTGACTTCAATGTATGGTTGTAGCCCAACAATATAATGACAACCATAATGATTGTCAATGTAATGTAACCGAATTGTAACATGGCTGATTATTTCTTTATCGTTTTTAATTACTCTTAGAAATGGTCAAAAATAACTCTCTGATTTAAACTTTTGAAGTTTATTCTTGAAGTCCATCCGCTAAATTTACACCCAAATTTTTGTACCTCATAATAGATAATCTCAAAGAATAAGCATTGTGAAATATTTATACATAACATTAAAATTTCATTATTTAATTAATTATCCCAATGTCATTCAATTAAGCCGTTTTTAAGAGAACAGGGAATATATATTCCCTGTTCTCTTAAAAACTTACGAATCTAAAATTTTGAACTTGTCCCTTAATTGAATAACATTATTAATTATCCATTTAGGAATGGTTTTTGAAGTAGTTTGTTACTATTAGCGTCAAGTGTTGTCTTTGAATCAGAAATAAGAAAACCCCCATCCTAACAAAATTCGTTGTACCTTTGCCGCTTCATTCCGAAATGACATTATTCATAAATTGTCATTTCACAAACAATTTATATGTCATTTAATGAATTAGGCTTATCAGAAGCCATTTTGAAAGCAGTAACTAAGAAAGGCTACACAGAACCCTCTCCCATCCAAGAAAAAGCAATCCCATTGATTTTAGAAGGAAAAGATGTGTTGGCATCCGCCCAAACGGGAACGGGAAAAACGGCGGGGTTCACCTTGCCCATGCTACAAATCTTATCTCAAGGAGGACAAACAAGACGCAGACCTATCCGTGCCTTGGTATTGACTCCTACGAGAGAACTCGCCGCACAGGTGCAGGAAAGTGTCAAAGACTACAGTTTATACATAGACATCCGTTCTACGGTGATTTTTGGCGGAGTCAATCAAAACCCTCAAGTCAGAGCCTTGAGAAATGGTGTGGATATATTGGTGGCTACACCAGGGCGATTGCTCGATTTACACAGTCAAAATGCCTTGTCCTTGTCCAAAATCGAAATTTTGGTATTGGACGAAGCTGACCGTATGCTCGACATGGGCTTTTTGAGAGACATCAACAAAATCCTCAGTTTGATGCCCCCCAAAAGGCAAAATCTGCTGTTTTCTGCCACTTTTTCGAGCGATATCAAGAAATTAGCCAAAGGCTTTTTGCACAAACCTGTCATGGTGGAAGCGACTCCCGAAAACAGTACGGTGGATATCATTGTCCAAAAAGCATATTACATCGACCAAAAGAAAAAAACCGATGCAGTCATTCAGTTGATTGGAGATGGTAAATGGCAGCAAGTCTTGGTCTTTACCCGCACCAAACATGGCGCAAATCGCTTGTGTCAAAAAATGGAAAAAAGCGGCATTAGTGCTTTGGCTATTCACGGCAATAAGAGTCAGGCAGCCAGAACAAGGGCTTTAGACGGCTTCAAAAGAGGCAAAATTCGTGTACTGGTGGCTACGGACATTGCAGCCCGTGGATTAGACATTCCTTTGTTGCCACATGTTATCAATTTTGAGTTGCCCAACATTGCCGAAGCGTATGTGCATAGAATTGGGCGAACAGGTCGTGCTGGCGCAAGCGGAGAGGCGATTTCTTTGGTCAGTAGTGACGAAAGAGCCTATTTGAGAGACATTGAGAAACTCTTGGGTGAAAAACTACAAATCGAAGTATTGGAAGGTTTTGAGCCAAGCGCAAGACCTATAAGGGAAAAAAAGGAATCCTCTTCGAGAGAAAAACCTTTTAGAAAACCCAAACCAAAGACAGCAAGAGAAAATCCAAGTAGAAGACCGAGAAGATTTAGCAGCCGAAAGTCGGATTAGTGTACTGCCTCATAAATTTTTCGACACTTGAGAAGTCCGTAGGACTTGAATATTTGTAGAAAATAGTGCAAGCAATTACAGAACTCCATCGGAATTCGTGCAAAAATCACAACAATTTAATTATCAACAGTTTAGAAGATAATTTTTATTTTGCTAATTGTTTGATAATCAAAACTCTGTGTCTCCGTGCCTCTGTGTTCATTAAAAATTGCACGAACTATTGTTGTATAAAGCCTTGAACAAAACTGTATGAAGGTTATGAAATTTAGGGCTTTGTGTTTTCAATAATAAGGCGAAATCATCAAATAGACCAATACTCCCGTAATAGACACATACAACCAAAGCGGCATGGTCCATCGGGCAATTTTTCGATGTGCTTCAAATTTACCTGTAAACGCCCTGAGGAAAGTGAACAGAATGATGGGCAGTATGACCGCAGACAAAACAATGTGGGTGAGCAAGATGAAGTAATAGATGTACTTCAAAAAACCTTCCCCACCATATTTTGTCGATTCGGTCAACGTGTGGTAGGTAACGTAGGAAACCAAAAAAGTGGCTGATAGAATCAAGGCGGTAATATTGGCGGTTTTATGGGCTTTGATGTTTTTGTTCTTGATGAAATACCAGCTCATTAGTAGTAAAATCGTTACCGACCCATTCAAAAAAGCATGAAATTTGGGCAGCACTTTCAAATCGAAAGATGTGCTGATATTTGGTGGAGAGACATAAAATAATATCGTGACCAATACAGGGACTGCAATGGAGATGCCAACAATGATTTTTGCCCACAACTGTTCGTTGGAAAAAAATTTTGATTCATTCATGATATGGTATTTTAAAGGGTATTCAGATTATTGTTCATCGTTTTTCTTCAATTTCCATTCAATCTCTCGCTTGTGTTTGGTAGGATACTCCAATTGAAGCCAACGTATATCCGACATCAAAGCTTTTACATCTTGTAGGGTTTCCAAACGATAGTAACCTCTAATGATGCCTTTTCTACCTACGAGTACAACTTGTTTGGGATAAACCAATGTTTCTAAACGGGTAGAGTCGGTCAGTTTGGGAATGGGTAGGTGATACCCCTCACTTATTTGTTGGTATATATCGTCCTTTGTTCCTGTCAGCAAAAACCACTTATCACTCTCTATTTTGTACTGTTGCACCAATTTTTGAAGTCTGGCAAGTGTATCTATTAAAGGGGTGACGGTGTGCGCCAATAGCAATACTTCTTTATCGTCATCAAACTCTTCTTGAAACATTCGAAAGTACTCATTGATTTGTACAATCCTCTCCTCGTCTTGAGCCGTAAAAAAACTTACAATCAGCACCTTATCCTTTGCATCTTCTGATGTAAAAGATTTTCCAGTTTGAGTAGTGAAAGAAAAGTCTGGAATGGTATGCCACAAGGTATCATTCACTGAAACCTTGTTGGGCTGTTGTGTATCTGCAGATAATGAAATGAACCGATGCAAGCGCTTGCGTTTAGGCATTTCTTGGTTGTCGAAGTAAAAATAAAATGCAAGGGGTATAAGAATTGCAATAATATATGCAAAGAAAGTTCTGTTCATCTTGATTTTTTTATAAAACACAAAACGCTACCATTGGCGTAATAACCAAAATGATAGCGTTTTGTTTGTGCATTGTTGAATTAAATTAGAAATCAAGTAAAACTAACAATTTCTTGATTTTCATTTTATTTCAATGTTTATTTCTTTTAGTGATGATCGCTGTCTCCATGTTCATCTGCACCATGAGCTCCATGTCCACCAGTATGTTTTTCAATTTTTGCAGGATCTTTCCATCCTTGTTCGATTTGTACATCCCATCTTTGACGGTTGCCTTTCCATGCACTCCCTTCCCAAAGGAAAGCGACTATGAACCAAATCAAGAATATAGCAGGAGTCAAAATTGTCAATGCCAATGCACGAAATTCATACCGCACGTGCATGAATTCTCCAACAATGAAAAATGCTTTCAACAAGCTCGCTGCAATAAAAAAACCATTCAACAAGAATTTTGAAGTTTCTGGACTAGTATAGTTCATCCAAAGCAAAGCAGCTGCTACTTCAACAATCGTAATAAGAGATAACCATGCAGTAGCTCTCCAAACAGCGTTTACTTGACTTTTATATTGCTCTTCGGTAATATGATGTTCCATATTATTGAGAATTGTTTTTATTTAATTGTTAAATTGCTAAACGGATACATATTAGACAAGGAGACTAAACCTTCCAATAGTTGTCTCAATGTATCTGTTAAATACTACAAGAGGTAGAAGGCTAGGAATACGAACACCCAAACTAAATCTACAAAGTGCCAATACAAGCCTACTTTCTCTACCATTTCATAATGTCCTCTTCTATGAAAAACACCTTGTGATGCTTGTATCCAAATAATGATGTTCAGAACTACTCCACTGAATACGTGGAAACCGTGAAATCCTGTAATTAAGAAGAACAACATTCCAAAAGCTTGAGGACCATAAGGATTCCACCACAAGGTAGTTCCTCCATGAATCAAGTGCATCCATTCCCATGCTTGACAACCTAAGAAAGCAGCTCCACCTACAATACCCCAAAACATCCAGAACAAAACTCCGTCCTTATTCATCCTGTGTCCTTCTTGCACGGCACGAACTACAAATACACTGCTCAGAATCAGAATAAAAGTCATCAAACTCACAAATCCCAAAGGAACATTTGCCCCTTCCAAAAAAGGAAAAGCATTGAATACCTTATTTGGATCTGCCCATTCAGGACTACTAAACCTAAGTGTTCCGTAAGAAATCAACAATGCTGAAAATGTAAAAGCATCTGATACCAAGAAATACCACATCATCAACTTACCATAGCTCACATTGAAGGGCGATTTACCTCCCCCCCAATTAGAACCATCCTCATGGACAGTGTGAGTTTCATGTGCTTTGGTCAATGTTTCTGCTGCCATTAAGCTAATTTTTTATTTAAGGCGAATTTGAAGACAAAACTAATCTGTCTGCTTCTATTCTCCCTATTATTTATATTCTTTTATTGATAAAACTGAAAAAAGAAAAACAAATACACCCAAAGCACTCCTACAAAGTGCCAATAGGTAGAAAGTAATTCTATTCCAAGAAATTTTTCAGGTTTCATGTCTTCCATCAATTGCTCTACTGGATCTGCTTTTTTGAAAGTTTTGAAAAAGAAAATAGCCAAAAACAACAAACCACCGACAACATGTACCACATGTATTCCCGAAATCACATATAAGAATGCCCCTGAAGGATCATTTCCCTGCAAAATGATGCCAAAACTTGACAAAGCCAACCAGCCATAGTATTGCAATATGGCAAAGCCGATTCCGAGTAAAAACGTAAGTCCAATCATCTTTCGATAAAGCGATGCATTTCCTTTTTTAATGGCTCTTTCACCAATTATCAAAGTCATACTGCTTAACAAGATAACTAAGGTACTTATCCAAAAAATATTGGGCAATATATAATCTGTCCAATTACCTTGTGCTTTGCGAACAATAAAAGCACTCGTTAGGCCTGCAAACATCATAATGATGCTGCCAAGTCCCAACCAAAGCCCAAATTTTTTGGGATGTATGCTCGATGTTCCTTTTTTCACAGACAATGTCGACATTCAATCAAAATTATTGATAAATATACTAAATATTTATCGTTTGAAAGCTCCATCTAAAGATAGAGCATTATTTTTTATAAGAAAAACAATCTATCCAAGACCATCACGGTTTGCAAAACAGGTAGATAAACAATGGACGCAAACATCAACTTCAATGCGGCTTTGTTGTCACATTCTTTATATAGATTGTACCCATAATACAAAAACATAGTACCCAATACAATCGCAGCGATTATTGATACGATGCTTATCAAACCTATTGCATAAGGTGCAAAAGAAACGACTATCAAGGTAACAATGTACAATATAATTTGAACTGCCGTATATTTATTTCTGCCATCGGAAGGTAACAGTTTATACCCTGCTTTCTCATATTCCTCTGCTCCAAGCCATCCTATTGCCCAAAAATGTGGAAATTGCCACAAAAATTGAATACTAAATAGAACAGATGCCTCATAAGACCATAAGGAATTCGCTGCTACCCACCCAATTACAGGAGGTAAAGCACCTGGAATTGCTCCAACCAAAACTGCAATTGGAGAAACACGCTTTAGAGGCGTGTAAACAAAAGCATAACTGAATAAGGATATTGCCCCAATTAGCGCAGCCGTAGTGTTGAATAAAAATCCCAAGATTAATAATCCTGTAATCCCAAAAAAACCTGCTACCAGTAATGCTTCAACTACACTCATTCTATTGGCTGCAAGTGGACGATTTGCAGTACGAACCATCAATTTATCATAATCTTTTTCAATGATTTGATTGATAGCATTTGCAGAACCCGTCACAAGAAAACCTGCCAAACCTAAAAAAAATAAGTCAATGAACAAAAAGTTGCCTCCAACAGCCAACAAATAACCAATAATTGCAGAGAAAACAACCGTTAAATTTAGGCGTACTTTTACCAAAATCGAATAATCACTTATTTTTGATTTTAGAAAAGCAATGTATTGGTTAGAAGTAGCTTTTAAACTCGTAATCATCTTTATGCCGATTGTTTAATTTTCTACTATACTAAATCTAATGGCTTGCTTCCGTCACCTTTAATCCTTGTGCTCGCATTTCATCATCCGATACTGTTTGAGGTATGAACTCATGGTCATCTTTTCCATAGTCATATGCCCATCGGTGAACATGAGGAATAGGTCCAACCCAATTACCATGCCCTGGCTCTATTGGAGTTGTCCACTCCAATGTATTGGATTTCCATGGATTCAAACTTGTCATTTTCTTACCTTTTACAGCACTGTAAAAGAAATTGATAACAAATAAGAACTGAGCAAAGAAAACGATGATTGCAGCTACGGTAATGAATACTTTCAAGTCACCATACACATCGAAGGTTTGAAAATATTCCAAACTATAATAACGACGTGGTACACCTGTCATTCCTTGATAGTGCATGGGCCAAAAAATACAATAACTACCGATAAAAGTAATCCAAAAGTGAACATACCCAAGTGTGTTATTCATCATTCGCCCATTGAATAACTTAGGAAACCAGTGATATACTCCAGCTAATAGTCCAAATCCTCCTGCCAATCCCATTACAATATGGAAGTGGGCAGTTACAAAATAGGTATCATGCAACACAATATCTAAAGCAGAGTTTCCTAAATAAATTCCTGTCAAACCACCTGAAATGAATAAGGATACAAATCCTATGGCAAACAACATGGCTGGTGTGAAATTAATACTTCCTCGCCAAATCGTTCCTATCCAGTTGAATACCTTAATCGCAGAAGGTACTGCAATCAATAAGGTAAACAATACAAAGATAGATGCTGCAAATGGATTCAAGCCTGAAATGAACATGTGATGCGCCCATACCAAGAATGCCAATACAGTAATCGCTAAGATGGAAAGCACCATCGCTTTGTAACCAAAAATTGGCTTTTTAGAGTTGGTGGCTAATATTTCTGAAACCATACCCATTGCAGGTAAGATGATGATGTATACCTCAGGGTGTCCTAAGAACCAGAATAGATGCTGATATAAAATAGGACTTCCACCTTGCAATACTTCACCAGCTACATTTGTCAATGGAGCACCTGCAATGTAGATGTCTGACAAGTAGAAACTTGTTCCCATTCCTCTATCAAACAACAATAAAATCATGGAAGACAATAATACAGGGAAAGACAAAACACCTAGTATCGCTGTAAAGAAAAATGCCCATATAGTCAAAGGTAAACGCATCATTGTCATACCTTTGGTACGCATATTCAATACAGTAGTAATATAGTTCAACCCTCCCAATAAAGAAGAAATAATGAACAATGACATACTTAAAATCCAATACGTCATACCTGCCCCCGAGCCTTGGTCTGCTTGTGGCAAAGCACTTAAAGGAGGATAAGCAGTCCAACCACCTCCAAATGGACCAGTTTCAATGAACAAAGAAATGAACATAACTACTCCGGCACTAAAAAAGAACCAATAGGAAAGCATGTTCAAAAACGGAGAAGCCATATCCCTTGCACCACATTGAAGTGGAATCAATAAGTTACTAAATGTTCCACTCAATCCGGCTGTCAATACAAAGAATACCATCACCGTTCCGTGTATAGTAACCAATGAATAGTAACCAGATGGAGTTAAAATCCCTCCTTCAGCCCATTTACCCAGCAATGTTTCCATAATAGGAAATGCTTCGTTAGGCCAAGCCAATTGTAAACGGAAAAGTACTGACATCAATACACCCAAAAACGACCAGAATATTCCCGTTATCAAAAATTGACGGGCAATCATCTTATGGTCTTGACTAAAGATGTATTTGGAAATAAACGATTCCTTATGATGATGCTCATCGTGATGATCATCATGATCATGCACAACAATTTCGTGATGAAGTTTTATATCAGTAACAGCCATAAGGGACTATATTATTTGTATTTCGAGAAGATATATTCTCAAATATTGTTAAATAAAGTTTTCAATCTTAGATTATTGCTTCAATAGCACACAAGTACATTGAAGTGTATTAAAAGCTAAAGACTTGAAATGTCTTTTTCTTCTACTTCTGGCATTTCTTCTTCTGCCATGTTATCCGATTTGTTTTCTAATTTATCCAAGCCCAACTGCTTGTAAGTAGGTTGTTGTTCTTTGAACCAAGCCTCATATTCTTCTTCGGTTTCTACAATCACAACCTTACGCATGTTGAAGTGAGCTTGACCACAAAGTTCCGCACAAGCCAGTTCATAGTTGAAATCAGGGCCAAAAGTTTCTCGCATTTCAGCAGTTGTTTTAGTTGGGGTAAACCAAAACTGTGTAGGAATACCAGGAACACAATCCATTTTCACCCTAAAGTGAGGCAAATAGAAACTGTGTAGAACGTCCAAAGCATTCAGTTTGAAGACTACAGGTTTACCAATAGGTAAGTGTATTTCATTTGAAACAAAATCATCCTTGTTGGCAGCATCTGTCCAATCTTGTCCTATTGCATTATCAGAACCTATAAGTCGAATATTTTTTACACCAAGTTCATTATCTTCACCAGAATACCTTATCGTCCAAAAGAATTGTTGTGCAGTAGCCTCTACAACTATCGCTTCTGTTGGATGAGGGCCTGTAATTTTGAACCAATTTCTGATTCCTTCATACACTAATAGAATCATCACAATTGCAGGAATTACTGTCCAAATCAACTCCAATTTATTATTGTGAGAGTAATAGTATGACTTTCTCCCTTTCTCTTTCTTGTATTTGAAAGTAAAATAAAATAAGGCGATGTGAGTCATGACAAATACAGGAACAGTAACGACCAATGTCCATTGGAACATACTTCTCAACCAAGCACCATGCTCAGAAGATGGATAAGGTAGATAAGCGTCTCTGAACCAATATGCAGAATAAAATGAGCCTATCAAACCTGCAATTAAAAATAGCATGAATAAGGCAGCATTTATTTTATTAGACCCTTCCATTGCTTTTTCTTCATCCTTCAATATCGAAATAAATTCACTTGCTTTTGATATTTGAAAGAGAATGATAAGCACCAGAACTATTGTAAAAATACCTAAGGCTGTTGCAGACATAATATAAATAGTTAATCGTTTTTACTTTCTAAAATCTGTTGCGAATAAACACGAAGGTACAACAAATGTTCAAGTAAAAATGTGATAAAAATCACGGTAACCCTTTCATTTGTTGCGAAATATCAATATTGTTTAGCTAAAACGCAACTTTAAATAACAAACATTCAACAAAAAATTGCTCACTATGTATGGTGCAATACACTTTCTCTATAAAATGGA from Chitinophagales bacterium encodes:
- a CDS encoding DEAD/DEAH box helicase: MSFNELGLSEAILKAVTKKGYTEPSPIQEKAIPLILEGKDVLASAQTGTGKTAGFTLPMLQILSQGGQTRRRPIRALVLTPTRELAAQVQESVKDYSLYIDIRSTVIFGGVNQNPQVRALRNGVDILVATPGRLLDLHSQNALSLSKIEILVLDEADRMLDMGFLRDINKILSLMPPKRQNLLFSATFSSDIKKLAKGFLHKPVMVEATPENSTVDIIVQKAYYIDQKKKTDAVIQLIGDGKWQQVLVFTRTKHGANRLCQKMEKSGISALAIHGNKSQAARTRALDGFKRGKIRVLVATDIAARGLDIPLLPHVINFELPNIAEAYVHRIGRTGRAGASGEAISLVSSDERAYLRDIEKLLGEKLQIEVLEGFEPSARPIREKKESSSREKPFRKPKPKTARENPSRRPRRFSSRKSD
- a CDS encoding cytochrome c oxidase subunit 3 codes for the protein MAAETLTKAHETHTVHEDGSNWGGGKSPFNVSYGKLMMWYFLVSDAFTFSALLISYGTLRFSSPEWADPNKVFNAFPFLEGANVPLGFVSLMTFILILSSVFVVRAVQEGHRMNKDGVLFWMFWGIVGGAAFLGCQAWEWMHLIHGGTTLWWNPYGPQAFGMLFFLITGFHGFHVFSGVVLNIIIWIQASQGVFHRRGHYEMVEKVGLYWHFVDLVWVFVFLAFYLL
- the cyoE gene encoding heme o synthase; amino-acid sequence: MITSLKATSNQYIAFLKSKISDYSILVKVRLNLTVVFSAIIGYLLAVGGNFLFIDLFFLGLAGFLVTGSANAINQIIEKDYDKLMVRTANRPLAANRMSVVEALLVAGFFGITGLLILGFLFNTTAALIGAISLFSYAFVYTPLKRVSPIAVLVGAIPGALPPVIGWVAANSLWSYEASVLFSIQFLWQFPHFWAIGWLGAEEYEKAGYKLLPSDGRNKYTAVQIILYIVTLIVVSFAPYAIGLISIVSIIAAIVLGTMFLYYGYNLYKECDNKAALKLMFASIVYLPVLQTVMVLDRLFFL
- a CDS encoding SCO family protein, whose product is MPKRKRLHRFISLSADTQQPNKVSVNDTLWHTIPDFSFTTQTGKSFTSEDAKDKVLIVSFFTAQDEERIVQINEYFRMFQEEFDDDKEVLLLAHTVTPLIDTLARLQKLVQQYKIESDKWFLLTGTKDDIYQQISEGYHLPIPKLTDSTRLETLVYPKQVVLVGRKGIIRGYYRLETLQDVKALMSDIRWLQLEYPTKHKREIEWKLKKNDEQ
- a CDS encoding DUF420 domain-containing protein codes for the protein MNESKFFSNEQLWAKIIVGISIAVPVLVTILFYVSPPNISTSFDLKVLPKFHAFLNGSVTILLLMSWYFIKNKNIKAHKTANITALILSATFLVSYVTYHTLTESTKYGGEGFLKYIYYFILLTHIVLSAVILPIILFTFLRAFTGKFEAHRKIARWTMPLWLYVSITGVLVYLMISPYY
- the coxB gene encoding cytochrome c oxidase subunit II, with translation MSATALGIFTIVLVLIILFQISKASEFISILKDEEKAMEGSNKINAALFMLFLIAGLIGSFYSAYWFRDAYLPYPSSEHGAWLRSMFQWTLVVTVPVFVMTHIALFYFTFKYKKEKGRKSYYYSHNNKLELIWTVIPAIVMILLVYEGIRNWFKITGPHPTEAIVVEATAQQFFWTIRYSGEDNELGVKNIRLIGSDNAIGQDWTDAANKDDFVSNEIHLPIGKPVVFKLNALDVLHSFYLPHFRVKMDCVPGIPTQFWFTPTKTTAEMRETFGPDFNYELACAELCGQAHFNMRKVVIVETEEEYEAWFKEQQPTYKQLGLDKLENKSDNMAEEEMPEVEEKDISSL
- the rluF gene encoding 23S rRNA pseudouridine(2604) synthase RluF is translated as MKKTAVKKINENSISLNKYVSATGFCSRRQADKFIADGRVTLNGEVGTLGNRVFEGDIVQVDGETIRSKKRPLYIAFNKPVGIVCTTEYKEKDNIISYINHPQRLFPIGRLDKPSEGLIFLTNDGDIVNKILRAGNRHEKEYMVTVKQAITPEFIQKMREGVPLEETVTQKCKVTKVTEFVFKITLTQGLNRQIRRMCQALGYNVSKLKRTRIMNVTLGSLKLGQWRELTSLEMQEINLMVSSSSKTEEASEDENKRRIKTSKRKRNSKNLPISTEKELKETAAMKSENKPFVGKKTGDSSKGKKGTLERGDKKTGDKDKKIGAKKKFVSASKKKKEAAKKPKSSAKPRRNKMVSKKLGPTQAKKKK
- a CDS encoding cbb3-type cytochrome c oxidase subunit I — encoded protein: MAVTDIKLHHEIVVHDHDDHHDEHHHKESFISKYIFSQDHKMIARQFLITGIFWSFLGVLMSVLFRLQLAWPNEAFPIMETLLGKWAEGGILTPSGYYSLVTIHGTVMVFFVLTAGLSGTFSNLLIPLQCGARDMASPFLNMLSYWFFFSAGVVMFISLFIETGPFGGGWTAYPPLSALPQADQGSGAGMTYWILSMSLFIISSLLGGLNYITTVLNMRTKGMTMMRLPLTIWAFFFTAILGVLSFPVLLSSMILLLFDRGMGTSFYLSDIYIAGAPLTNVAGEVLQGGSPILYQHLFWFLGHPEVYIIILPAMGMVSEILATNSKKPIFGYKAMVLSILAITVLAFLVWAHHMFISGLNPFAASIFVLFTLLIAVPSAIKVFNWIGTIWRGSINFTPAMLFAIGFVSLFISGGLTGIYLGNSALDIVLHDTYFVTAHFHIVMGLAGGFGLLAGVYHWFPKLFNGRMMNNTLGYVHFWITFIGSYCIFWPMHYQGMTGVPRRYYSLEYFQTFDVYGDLKVFITVAAIIVFFAQFLFVINFFYSAVKGKKMTSLNPWKSNTLEWTTPIEPGHGNWVGPIPHVHRWAYDYGKDDHEFIPQTVSDDEMRAQGLKVTEASH
- a CDS encoding cytochrome c oxidase subunit 3 codes for the protein MSTLSVKKGTSSIHPKKFGLWLGLGSIIMMFAGLTSAFIVRKAQGNWTDYILPNIFWISTLVILLSSMTLIIGERAIKKGNASLYRKMIGLTFLLGIGFAILQYYGWLALSSFGIILQGNDPSGAFLYVISGIHVVHVVGGLLFLAIFFFKTFKKADPVEQLMEDMKPEKFLGIELLSTYWHFVGVLWVYLFFFFQFYQ
- a CDS encoding cytochrome C oxidase subunit IV family protein, whose product is MEHHITEEQYKSQVNAVWRATAWLSLITIVEVAAALLWMNYTSPETSKFLLNGFFIAASLLKAFFIVGEFMHVRYEFRALALTILTPAIFLIWFIVAFLWEGSAWKGNRQRWDVQIEQGWKDPAKIEKHTGGHGAHGADEHGDSDHH